A genomic window from Sporosarcina sp. Marseille-Q4063 includes:
- a CDS encoding GNAT family N-acetyltransferase, giving the protein MELREINEDNYEECLNLRITDINLDFVDPVAWSLAEAWVLYDNSRPFAIYADHVMVGFVSMYIGDNNPQIINFMIDSRFQKRGYGIAAAWLCVEYLCKEYNASRISLPVNLGNITAQKFWRNIGFETTDDMENGYLYMRMYIPEKQV; this is encoded by the coding sequence GTGGAGTTAAGAGAAATTAATGAGGACAATTATGAAGAATGTTTAAACTTGCGTATAACTGATATCAATTTGGACTTTGTAGACCCTGTAGCGTGGTCTTTAGCCGAAGCATGGGTGCTTTATGATAATTCACGCCCCTTTGCGATTTATGCCGATCATGTGATGGTGGGCTTTGTTTCGATGTATATTGGCGATAATAACCCCCAAATCATAAATTTCATGATAGATAGCCGTTTTCAAAAAAGAGGCTATGGAATAGCAGCGGCTTGGCTTTGTGTTGAATATTTGTGTAAAGAATACAATGCAAGTCGGATTTCCTTACCGGTTAATTTGGGAAATATAACCGCACAAAAATTTTGGCGCAACATAGGCTTTGAAACAACAGACGATATGGAGAACGGTTATCTTTATATGCGGATGTACATACCTGAGAAGCAAGTCTGA
- a CDS encoding (Fe-S)-binding protein has translation MGPLLIANWILFLAVVAYALALFTHLIKTRIQFIKLGRKTEFDENVRERLQNIWIYVFGQKKLLKDKKSGIIHVLFFYGFLMVQFGAIDLIWKGLKPGSHLPFGPVYGFFTFFQEIVVFTILIAVVWAFHRRYVEKLVRLKRGWKSGLVLIFIGGLMLSTLLANGMNMIWQGHELTWTEPMASSIAFIFGGIPTVAAASVFFFAWWIHLLILLTFLIYVPQSKHAHLIAGPANVYFHRLDNVGRLIPIDFSALEEETENEEDMPALGVGKITDFTQLQMIDFYACVECGRCTNMCPATGTGKMLSPMDLITKLRDNLTNHGAFVTKQKPWVPAPMFADTQGNQIAMAAGLEGATMDEIYSPSLIGDVITEEEIWACTTCRNCEDQCPVMNEHVDKIIDLRRHLVMVEGKMDPDAQRAMTNIERQGNPWGLNRKEKENWRDARPDLHIPTVKEMKKADEEFEYLFWVGSMGAFDNRSQKIALSFAHLLNKAGIKFAILGNKEKNSGDTPRRLGNEFLFQELAESNIKEFEKAGVTKILTTDPHAYNIFKKEYPDFGFKAEVIHHTELLFDLVQNGTLKPVHPINETITFHDSCYLGRYNDVYDPPREILKAIPGVELVEMKRNRQDGMCCGAGGGLMWMEEDTGHRVNVARTEQAIEVNPGIISSGCPYCLTMLSDGTKAKEVEDTIGTYDIAELLERSIFGEDFVVATEEVESILQ, from the coding sequence ATGGGCCCATTGCTCATCGCGAACTGGATTTTATTTCTCGCTGTCGTCGCCTATGCGTTAGCTCTATTCACGCATTTAATTAAAACAAGAATACAATTTATCAAATTAGGACGAAAAACAGAGTTTGATGAAAACGTTAGAGAACGTCTACAAAACATCTGGATCTACGTTTTCGGACAAAAGAAACTATTAAAAGACAAAAAGAGCGGAATCATACACGTCCTGTTCTTCTACGGATTCCTGATGGTACAATTCGGGGCGATCGACCTCATTTGGAAAGGCCTGAAACCAGGTTCACACTTACCATTCGGACCGGTCTACGGATTCTTCACGTTTTTCCAAGAAATCGTCGTCTTTACGATTTTAATCGCCGTAGTTTGGGCATTCCACCGCCGTTACGTCGAAAAACTTGTCCGTCTGAAACGCGGTTGGAAATCAGGACTAGTTCTAATTTTCATTGGTGGGCTAATGCTTTCGACACTATTAGCGAACGGCATGAACATGATTTGGCAAGGACATGAATTAACGTGGACAGAGCCAATGGCATCTTCCATCGCATTCATCTTCGGCGGGATCCCGACTGTCGCCGCTGCAAGCGTTTTCTTTTTCGCTTGGTGGATTCACTTATTAATTCTATTAACATTCTTGATCTACGTACCACAATCAAAACACGCTCACTTGATTGCCGGTCCTGCAAACGTTTACTTTCACCGCCTTGATAACGTTGGAAGACTGATTCCAATCGATTTCTCTGCGCTGGAAGAAGAAACTGAAAACGAAGAGGACATGCCAGCACTCGGGGTAGGAAAGATTACAGACTTCACCCAGCTGCAAATGATCGACTTTTACGCTTGTGTCGAATGCGGACGCTGTACGAATATGTGTCCAGCGACAGGAACTGGAAAAATGTTATCGCCTATGGACTTAATCACAAAGCTTCGAGATAACTTAACCAATCACGGCGCGTTTGTGACGAAACAAAAGCCTTGGGTTCCTGCACCAATGTTTGCGGACACACAAGGGAACCAAATCGCAATGGCTGCCGGACTTGAAGGCGCAACCATGGACGAAATTTACAGCCCGTCACTAATCGGCGACGTCATTACCGAAGAAGAAATCTGGGCGTGCACAACTTGCCGTAACTGTGAAGACCAATGTCCAGTGATGAACGAGCATGTCGACAAAATTATCGACCTGCGTCGTCATCTCGTCATGGTCGAAGGTAAAATGGATCCGGATGCACAACGCGCGATGACAAACATCGAGCGCCAAGGAAATCCATGGGGACTTAACCGTAAAGAAAAGGAAAACTGGAGAGACGCAAGACCAGATCTCCATATTCCAACTGTTAAAGAGATGAAGAAAGCGGACGAAGAATTCGAGTATCTATTCTGGGTCGGTTCAATGGGCGCATTCGACAACCGGTCACAAAAGATCGCTTTGTCATTCGCACATCTATTAAACAAAGCCGGCATCAAGTTCGCAATTCTTGGCAATAAAGAAAAGAACTCTGGAGATACACCAAGACGTCTTGGTAACGAGTTTTTATTCCAAGAATTAGCCGAATCAAATATTAAGGAATTCGAAAAAGCGGGCGTTACAAAAATCCTTACAACAGACCCGCATGCATATAATATTTTTAAAAAAGAATACCCGGATTTCGGATTCAAAGCAGAAGTCATTCACCATACTGAATTGCTTTTCGATCTAGTCCAAAACGGAACACTGAAACCCGTTCATCCGATCAATGAAACAATCACGTTCCATGATTCATGTTACTTAGGCCGTTACAACGACGTCTATGACCCGCCACGTGAAATTCTAAAAGCAATTCCGGGCGTAGAATTAGTCGAGATGAAACGAAACCGTCAAGACGGCATGTGCTGTGGAGCGGGCGGCGGACTGATGTGGATGGAAGAAGATACGGGCCATCGCGTGAACGTCGCGCGAACTGAACAAGCAATCGAAGTGAACCCAGGAATTATTTCATCGGGTTGCCCATATTGCTTAACGATGTTGTCAGACGGCACGAAAGCGAAAGAAGTCGAAGATACAATCGGCACATACGATATTGCAGAGCTACTCGAACGTTCAATCTTTGGGGAAGATTTCGTAGTCGCAACTGAAGAAGTCGAGTCGATTTTACAATGA